A genomic window from Scatophagus argus isolate fScaArg1 chromosome 17, fScaArg1.pri, whole genome shotgun sequence includes:
- the rp9 gene encoding retinitis pigmentosa 9 protein, whose protein sequence is MSDRKRTREKEDRRDHKKHKTSKQDLEKLKTHTKKLSNEVQKLKHVETFYEKPPPGLIKEHEDKPEDCIPAEPGNEEARNFLAHAPTKGLWMPLGKEVKVMQCWRCKRYGHRTGDKECPFFIKGNQKLEQFRVAHEDPMYDIIRENKRNEKETRIQQLQQLLQDTTSSSSSSSDSGSSSSSSSSSDHHRSKKRKKRKDKKKKDKKKRKRKRKHKSSKTSDSSDSD, encoded by the exons ATGTCGGACAGAAAGCGaacaagagagaaggaggacagaCGGGACcacaagaaacacaagacaTCCAAACAGGATTTGGAGaagctaaaaacacacacaaaaaaactcagCAACGAAgtccaaaaattaaaacacGTCGAGACGTT CTATGAGAAACCACCACCAGGATTGATAAAG GAGCATGAAGACAAACCAGAGGACTGTATTCCTGCGGAACCAGGAAATGAAGAGGCCAGGAACTTCCTGGCACACGCCCCCACTAAGGGGCTATGGATGCCCCTGGGGAAGGAGGTGAAGGTGATGCAGT GTTGGAGATGCAAACGCTACGGCCACAGGACAGGAGATAAGGAGTGTCCGTTCTTCATCAAAGGCAACCAGAAACTGGAGCAGTTCAGGGTG GCCCATGAAGACCCAATGTACGATATCATTCgggaaaacaaaaggaatgaaaaagaaaccaG gatccagcagctgcagcagctgcttcaggacaccacctcctcctcctcctcctcctctgattcaggcagctcctcctcttcctcttcctcttctgaccACCATCGCagcaagaaaaggaaaaagaggaaggacaaaaagaagaaagacaagaagaagagaaaaaggaaacgAAAGCACAAGTCGTCCAAAACCAGTGACAGCTCTGATTCAGACTGA